The nucleotide sequence ATATGAAAATCAAACTCTAAAAGTTGGGTTTTCCTTTTGACGCTATGATGTTTACAATATCGGTTTTTGTAATTATGCCAACCATCTTTTTACCACGAATTACTGGTAGACCGCTAATTCCATGTCTTATCATGATAATAGCTGCAGTATACACTACATCGTCGGTAGAAACAAAGAAAGGGTTTTTGGTCATAATGTCTTTTGCAGAAAATGTTAGTAAGTAACTAAGTTTGTTTACGTTAAGTTCATTGAGATGTGCATTCCAGAATATTTCAGATCTTTCCTCAGGATCTGTAAACTCGTTGGGCAAATCAAAGGTCTTTGCAGGTACAAAATCACGATATGTTATAATTCCCACAGGAGTTTTGTTTTTTGTTACTATTACCCTATGAATTTGGTTGTTTAACAGAATGCTTTCAACTTCAAAAATGGAATCATTAGGTGATACGGTGATTACTTTTTTGGTCATGATTTTTGATATTGGTAGTGATGCAGTGCTTTGAATTAAAAATGTAGATACAAGATCAGTTTTTGTTACCACTCCAACTAGTTTACCTTTAGAAGTTTTAATTATAATTGAACTTATTCCATGTTTTTGCATAAGTTTTGCGCAATCATAAATTGATGCTTCAGGTTGTAGGGTAATCAAATTTTTTGTCATTATATCACGAATTAGAATTTTTGAAATTGGTTTTTGATTGAAAACAGAAACACTTCTTGAAATGTCTTTCTCAGTAACGATTCCAACTGGTTTTTTATTAAATTCAACCACAAGCCTTCCAATTTTATATCGAAGTAAAATATCTCGTGCACCAAGAATGCTAGTATCAGGAGAAATTGAAATTGGTTGTTTAATGATAGATACCAAGGGTATAGGAATACTTACAAGAACTTTTGGTTGTCTCTTCATCAAAAATGAACATTTATTTTTGTTATATCAATTAGCAATAAAATATCAAAGATGAGAATAGGAATGCTATTTAATTATGAATTAGATTTGGTGAAGATATGAATTCAGAAGAGAATTTAGATCAACAAAGATGCCATAAAATATTGGAATTACCTGAAATAAGATTTGCAGGGTTCTTAGACTATATGGGAAATCTAATAGTAGGAGATTTCAAATCAGGAGTAATTCCGCTCAAAAATGAAAATGAGCGAAAAAAAATGTTTATTGAGGCAGTTCTCAGAATTAGGACTAGACAAGAATTTGACGAGAATTTAGGTCAGGTAGAATATGCCGCAGCTAGAAGGAAGAATGTAGTTACAATGACTATCCCTCTTGAAAAAAAAATATTGTTCATTGCAGCAGAGGCTAATGTAGACATTGATAAGACTGCAAGGAAGATTATAGACATATTATAACAAAAAGAACTTTTAAAAATTTTAATTCATAGTTTCCTCTATTCTCACATTTGAAAATTTAGACGTGACTTTTAATCAGAAGATTTGTAAAAATCAACAACTTGAAAATTACAAAACCAGATACTAATGAAAACACATTGGTTGTAGGATTTCCTAGCAATGGACTTGTAGGCACTTTTTCAATATCATATCTTATTCATTATCTAAAGATGAACCAAATTGAAGAGATCGAAGTACCAGAACTGCCATCAACATTATTTGTAGAAGGGGGAGAAATACTTGGTCCAATCAGAGCATATAGTAAGAAAAATATTTTTGTGATCATTTCGGATGTTCCATTTAATCAATATTTAGCAGAGAGGTTTGCACTTGCAGTTCATGAATTTTGTAAGAAATACGTAATTAAAAAAATTGTAATGATCAGTGGCATGGAAACTATAAATCAACAAAAGGATACATCCAAAATTTATGGCCTAGTATCCCATCCATCATTAGAGAATGTACTTTACAACAATAAGATTATGAAATTTTTAGACGGTTCAATATTTGGAACAGATGCCGCGATAATCTCAGTGTTTAGAAAAACAAAGATTCCAGTACTTGTTTTGTATGCAGAATGTCATCCATTCTTTCCAGATCCTGAAGCATCAATTATGGCAATAGTTACACTTGCAAAGATTCTAGATATTCAAATAGATACAAAAGAGATTCAATCTAGAATAGACAAATTACGTATACAACACAGAAATCTAATGGAACAAACAATTCGTGCATTACAGGAACAGCAAGAAAAACAGACAAGAGCACCACAAATCTACAGGTAATAAAATGAAAAGAAATGATGATGAGTTTAAAATGACACTTTCAACAGTAAATTCAATATTTGATGATATTGAACATAAAATTCTCTCACCACTTTCATGCCTCAGAGAGTTTGACAATCACTGGATGCTAGAGTTTGATTTACCACTTGTAAATAAAAAAGATATCAAAGTTACTTTTGATGGAAATTACATCAATGTTGAGGCCAAACTCAAGGAAAAATATTCTGAAGAAAAATTAGGCAGAATTACAAAGTTTGAATATTTTAAAAAATCAATTTTGTTACCAGGAAGAATCGATTCCAAGAAAACAATTGCAAAATTTCAAAAAGGCAGACTGGAAATAAAAATTTCAAAAAAAGTTGTTGGAAATACCATTAAAATCAACTAGAAGGTAATTTTTAAGAAGATTCAATAATCATTTCACATCTATATTTTCTACATTTTTCCCTAACTTCGGGTCAGAATTGTATTCAATGTAGCAGACTTTTTCACATTACTGATGAAATTGATTTGCTGAAGCATCATATGTATTTGAAATAAGCTTAAACTATGTATGAGATATTTTTTAAAAATAGATGAACAATCATTTTGACAGAAATTTATCGTCATTGGCAGCATGTTTTTTTGTAACATGCTCCATAAATTCGGATTGAACTTCTGACTTAAAATCACACAAAGAACAACTGTAAGTTCTAGTAATGATTGATTTTGCTTTAGAAGCTGCACGAGCAATAAAGATTGTTAAAATAACTGCAATTACTGTAACAACCACAGCATATCCAATCATTGGACCTAGTTGATCAGTAGTTCCAAAGATTTCTTTGAAGAGTGCTTTGATAGCATCATTCCATGCAAGTGCTGCCACCAATCCAAATGCAGCTGCAATAAGGGCAGCAATTTTATCTAAAATTTCAAATTTAATTGATTTTGATTCTTCGGCATCTGTCAAACTATTTCTGAAATTTTATTTTTAAACCAATATTAAAAGATGGATGTTGAACGGACCCGATCGGATTCGAACCGACGACCTATTGCTCCGCAAGCAATCGCACTATCCAAGCTATGCAACGAGTCCAAAGAGTTTTGTAAATTTACGCTTAATTTGGATTGCGATTATCTAGATACTGCAAAAATGTATGGAGTTTCATCTGGTTCATGAAAAGTCCAGACGGTTGGCAAAGAAATTGTTTGGACATACTTTAGATTATTTTTCTCAATCAGAGTACCCCAACCAGCCTTATTTTTTGGATCTGGAGTATATTTTTTAGAATGTGTTCCAGCAAAAACCCAACCAGAATTTTTTCTCAAGTTAGAGATGGAATAAATTTTTTCTAAAACCCCAGAGGACAAAGCAATCCCACCCATCTGTGCAAGACCACCAATGAAGAATATAGGATGTGTTAAATTCAAAGAAAGGTAATCAAACTGGATAGCATCAGCACAAAAAGGACGAAAATCAAGTATTGTAGTCAATTGTTTTTGTAATTCAACTAGCACGTCATCAATTTCTATGCTATATGATTCTAAACCCAAGACTTTAGCACAGAATGCAATCCTTCCATCACCAGATCCAATATCAATCACTTCAGAATACCCAAATTTCTTTGCAAATAATGCACCAATATAGCCAGACATTATCCAAGTAGGGGAAAATGGAGCTCGACTTGAGGAATGCTGAATGCTATTTAGCCAGTATTTGTTAATGTCTCCTTCATACACAATACAATCAGTTTGACCAATTGTTTTCTCAAAGGAATCATAGTAAATAGGATTTTTTGTTGCAAACTCGTGCAATAATTTTAAATCATGAATTTCAATTGGGAATAATTCTGATTTTGATTTAGGGATTATCTCTTGAATTTGACTTCTGCCATCATACATTTTTGAAAATTCTTTTTTTAATTCAACTAGGTTCTTTGCAAGATTTTCAATCATTTAAAAGTCCTTGGTCATATTGTTCAACAAATTCTTTTGTACTCATTTTTTGGCGTAATTCTTCAAATAATTTTGCTTCTGATTCTGTTTCTTCTTTTGATTTTTCTCTATTTCCTAATTGAAGACTTCGTGTATTTTTTTGAATACAAGTTTTAAGATAGTTCATGATTTTTGGATGAATATCAGAATTGAATTTTTCAGAGATTAGTTTTTCAGTTTCATGAATTTTATCCAATAATGATGTATTTCCAGAATGAGTTTTATCTTTAAGCATTGTAATCATAGAAGAGACATTAATTATTTGGTAGTATGTTTCAATTATTTCATTTATAGACAAATTGATTTTTGTGGCATTGTTAATTAGAGTATAGAGTTTTTTTGATTCTGTATCAAACATTTGAGAAATTTCATCAAAAGATGTCATGATAAAAAAATAAATTTTAAATTTTTAAAAATGTTGGGATTATACTTCTTTCTCAGCAGGTTTGACAAATACATAGTTCATGATTAAACCTGCAATGATTCCCCCCAAGATTGGAGCTGCCCAATACAACCAATGGAATTCCCAGAATCCAGAAATTAATGCAGGACCAAATGTTCGCGCAGGATTTACTGATGCACCAGTTAAGGGTACTGCAATTAGGTGAATTAGGAAAACCATACCACCAATTGTAAATCCGTGCCATCCAGGAGATGCTTTCTTGTGAACCGCAACCATGAAAATTACTGTTACTAAGAAGAATGTCAGGATTGCTTCAATTAAAAATCCAGAACTAATGCTGTTATTAATCAAATCACTTGGACCTCCTTGGGTTGCAAAGTTTACTTTGGCACCAAGTTCAGGCAAGATTACCTTTAATGTTGCAGCAGCAGCTATTGCGCCGATTAATTGTGAAATGATATATCCAATTCCATCTGTGATTCCAATTTTTCTTGTAATTATCATAGGAATTGTAACCGCAGGATTGATGTGAGCACCAGAAACATGACCGAATGTATAGACCATCAATGCTATTGCGCCACCGTGACCTAGAGAGATAAACAAAACAGATGTAGTTGTCAGTTCCTCACCAAAAGATGCGATAGCCAAAATTACTGAAAGGGGGCCAAAGAACACTAGACCATAAGTTGCTATTGCCTCAGCAAGATATGCTCTTAGATTAACCATTAAGCAAAAGCCACTTGAGTAACCATATAAAACATTCGGACATGATTTTTGATCTAATTTTGTCAAAAAGTAATTAATTATGGATTAATCCAGCAGAATTATATGATTTCTGAAGGGGACACTATTCCAAAATTTGAGATAAGCGATGCCAATGGCAAAAAAATCAAATCGTCAGATTTTAAAGGTAAAAAACACGTCATATACTTTTATCCAAAAGATTTCACTCCAGGGTGTACTACAGAAGCTGATGAATTTTCAAGAGACTATAAAAAATTCCAAAAGGCAGGTATTGAGATCATAGGGATTAGTCCGGATGATGTAGAATCTCATAAAAAATTCTGTGATAAAATGGGAATCAAATATCCGCTTTTAGCAGATGTAGACAAAGAAGTATCAAAAATGTTTGGCGTATGGGACAAGAAAAAATTTATGGGTAGAGAATACATGGGAGTTATACGAAGTACGTTTCTTGTTGATGAAAAAGGAAAAATTTTCAAAATTTATCCCAAAGTAAAACCAGCTGGACATTCAAAAGAAGTACTAGATGATTTCCTAAATTAAAAATAAAGTAAAAGAAAAGGTTTTAGAAAGATCAAAAACCTTTTGGAAGTGTACCTTTAGAAGATTTTGGTGCTTCAGGTTCGGGTTGTGGTTCAAATCCTTTTGGTAATGCACCACGTTTTGTTTGAGAAGCTGATTGTGCCTTAGCTTCAGCCGCAACGGATTCAAGGTATGCTTGTTCTTGTTCGACTCTTTCTTGTTCTATTCTTTGCAAGTATTCGTTTTCATATTCTTCTAACAGCTCTTTTCTGGATTTGCCTTCATTTCCACCAGAATTGGTTTGTTGCTGAGGAGTTTGTTGGGGTTGCCCCATTCCTTTTGGCAAAGTGCCTTTTGCTGGCTTTGGAGGTTCTGGTGGTGGAGATTGTACTTGTGCAGTAACACCTTCAACACTCATATTGATGCCACTAAATGATCCAAATCTTTTGTCAGCTGGATGATACGCTAATCTTTGTCTTGTTGCAAAGTATTGGTTTGATGGGGCTGTATAACCAGTAACGGTTGCTTTTTGATCATTCCAGTTTCTTGTTGGAACTTTTCCTACAGGAGCAGTTAGTCTAACATAGTATCTGTTAGGTGCTGGAGAATAACCTGTTACTTTAGCTCGGTACTGATGGAAATCAGTCATTGGAGCAGTATAGTATGCATTCTCTAAAGCATCTTGTACTGTTGCAGGAGGTTGAGATGTTGTTTCAGCTGGTTTTGGGGCGTCCTGTGGTTTAGGAGCTTCTGCTGGTTTTTCAAATCCTTTTGGTAGAGTACCTTTAGGTTTAGTTGTTGCAGCAGGTTTTTCAGCTGGTTTTGTTTCAGCGGGTTTAGCTTCTGCTGGTTTTGCTTCAGCAGGCTTAGTTTCAGCTGGTTTTGGTGCTGGTTTGGCTTCAAGTTGTGTAGATAATTTTGTTAATTTTGCTTCAAGTTCTGCTATTTTGTCTTCTAGATCTTTTTTCGTACTTGCTTTACGTTTTGCTGCCATTCCTTACACTAAATAGAGCATTGTTTATTTACATTTTGATCAGTCTCATATTTTTGGTCAAATAAATTTGTAAAATCAAACAATAATTTGTAAAAATTTCAAATGTTTTGAAATATAGTTTTGTTATGATCGTTAGGCAAATTAATCAGGCTCCCAAAAATGCATTATATACATACAATTGTTGCATCTCCACAGATGTACATGAATTCCATTTTTGGTATCAGCAACATATTTTCCGTCTTCCATCTTGGTAACCCTTGGCAAATAATTCAATTCTTCATTTTCAAGCCATTCATTTTGTTGACAGTTAGGACATACAATTTTTGGAGGCATGTTCAATATAGAAAATAATCAAAAATGAACATTACTATTAAAAATAGAAAATAAAGGAATGATTGAATTAGAAACCTTTTGGAAGTGTACCTCTTTTAGACTTTGGAGGTTCTGGTGGTGGAGATTGTACTTGTGCAGTAACACCTTCAACACTCATATTGATGCCACTAAATGATCCAAATCTTTTGTCAGCTGGATGATACGCTAATCTTTGTCTTGTTGCAAAGTATTGGTTTGATGGGGCTGTATAACCAGTAACGGTTGCTTTTTGATCATTCCAGTTTCTTGTTGGAACTTTTCCTACAGGAGCAGTTAGTCTAACATAGTATCTGTTAGGTGCTGGAGAATAACCTGTTACTTTAGCTCGGTACTGATGGAAATCAGTCATTGGAGCAGTATAGTATGCATTCTCTAAAGCATCTTGTACTGTTGCAGGAGGTTGAGATGTTGTTTCAGCTGGTTTTGGGGCGTCCTGTGGTTTAGGAGCTTCTGCTGGTTTTTCAAATCCTTTTGGTAGAGTACCTTTAGGTTTAGTTGTTGCAGCAGGTTTTTCAGCTGGTTTTGTTTCAGCGGGTTTAGCTTCTGCTGGTTTTGCTTCAGCAGGCTTAGTTTCAGCTGGTTTTGGTGCTGGTTTGGCTTCAAGTTGTGTAGAAAGTTGATTTAGTTTTGCTTCTAATTCGGCAATCTTGTTTTCAAGATCTTGCTTTGTTTGCTTCTTAGCAGCTGCCATAGTTGGGATGAACTATCTGGGGTTTATGTACATTTGGGTTGATTACCTCAACCGAAGTTGATCAAGTTTTATATGCACTAAGAGAGTAATTGAGGTAATGGATGACTTTGAAAAAGAATTTCCGGAATTTGATTGGAAAAATATTCCAGCATACAAGCATCCAGGAGGAAAA is from Nitrosopumilus sp. and encodes:
- a CDS encoding DUF6659 family protein, coding for MNSEENLDQQRCHKILELPEIRFAGFLDYMGNLIVGDFKSGVIPLKNENERKKMFIEAVLRIRTRQEFDENLGQVEYAAARRKNVVTMTIPLEKKILFIAAEANVDIDKTARKIIDIL
- a CDS encoding MIP/aquaporin family protein gives rise to the protein MVNLRAYLAEAIATYGLVFFGPLSVILAIASFGEELTTTSVLFISLGHGGAIALMVYTFGHVSGAHINPAVTIPMIITRKIGITDGIGYIISQLIGAIAAAATLKVILPELGAKVNFATQGGPSDLINNSISSGFLIEAILTFFLVTVIFMVAVHKKASPGWHGFTIGGMVFLIHLIAVPLTGASVNPARTFGPALISGFWEFHWLYWAAPILGGIIAGLIMNYVFVKPAEKEV
- a CDS encoding trans-sialidase; this encodes MAAAKKQTKQDLENKIAELEAKLNQLSTQLEAKPAPKPAETKPAEAKPAEAKPAETKPAEKPAATTKPKGTLPKGFEKPAEAPKPQDAPKPAETTSQPPATVQDALENAYYTAPMTDFHQYRAKVTGYSPAPNRYYVRLTAPVGKVPTRNWNDQKATVTGYTAPSNQYFATRQRLAYHPADKRFGSFSGINMSVEGVTAQVQSPPPEPPKSKRGTLPKGF
- a CDS encoding CBS domain-containing protein — translated: MKRQPKVLVSIPIPLVSIIKQPISISPDTSILGARDILLRYKIGRLVVEFNKKPVGIVTEKDISRSVSVFNQKPISKILIRDIMTKNLITLQPEASIYDCAKLMQKHGISSIIIKTSKGKLVGVVTKTDLVSTFLIQSTASLPISKIMTKKVITVSPNDSIFEVESILLNNQIHRVIVTKNKTPVGIITYRDFVPAKTFDLPNEFTDPEERSEIFWNAHLNELNVNKLSYLLTFSAKDIMTKNPFFVSTDDVVYTAAIIMIRHGISGLPVIRGKKMVGIITKTDIVNIIASKGKPNF
- a CDS encoding trans-sialidase, which produces MAAKRKASTKKDLEDKIAELEAKLTKLSTQLEAKPAPKPAETKPAEAKPAEAKPAETKPAEKPAATTKPKGTLPKGFEKPAEAPKPQDAPKPAETTSQPPATVQDALENAYYTAPMTDFHQYRAKVTGYSPAPNRYYVRLTAPVGKVPTRNWNDQKATVTGYTAPSNQYFATRQRLAYHPADKRFGSFSGINMSVEGVTAQVQSPPPEPPKPAKGTLPKGMGQPQQTPQQQTNSGGNEGKSRKELLEEYENEYLQRIEQERVEQEQAYLESVAAEAKAQSASQTKRGALPKGFEPQPEPEAPKSSKGTLPKGF
- the bcp gene encoding thioredoxin-dependent thiol peroxidase, which produces MISEGDTIPKFEISDANGKKIKSSDFKGKKHVIYFYPKDFTPGCTTEADEFSRDYKKFQKAGIEIIGISPDDVESHKKFCDKMGIKYPLLADVDKEVSKMFGVWDKKKFMGREYMGVIRSTFLVDEKGKIFKIYPKVKPAGHSKEVLDDFLN
- a CDS encoding PAC2 family protein; translation: MTKPDTNENTLVVGFPSNGLVGTFSISYLIHYLKMNQIEEIEVPELPSTLFVEGGEILGPIRAYSKKNIFVIISDVPFNQYLAERFALAVHEFCKKYVIKKIVMISGMETINQQKDTSKIYGLVSHPSLENVLYNNKIMKFLDGSIFGTDAAIISVFRKTKIPVLVLYAECHPFFPDPEASIMAIVTLAKILDIQIDTKEIQSRIDKLRIQHRNLMEQTIRALQEQQEKQTRAPQIYR
- a CDS encoding Hsp20/alpha crystallin family protein translates to MKRNDDEFKMTLSTVNSIFDDIEHKILSPLSCLREFDNHWMLEFDLPLVNKKDIKVTFDGNYINVEAKLKEKYSEEKLGRITKFEYFKKSILLPGRIDSKKTIAKFQKGRLEIKISKKVVGNTIKIN
- a CDS encoding DUF5654 family protein, with translation MTDAEESKSIKFEILDKIAALIAAAFGLVAALAWNDAIKALFKEIFGTTDQLGPMIGYAVVVTVIAVILTIFIARAASKAKSIITRTYSCSLCDFKSEVQSEFMEHVTKKHAANDDKFLSK